The following proteins are encoded in a genomic region of Cryptococcus gattii WM276 chromosome I, complete sequence:
- a CDS encoding uncharacterized protein (Similar to Neurospora gene model, INSD accession CAD71085.1), with the protein MSSSIPQPTWFASQPTPVPSPIDISVRELKELMDDATLTPGKDYVVVDVRRTDLDEPGSVIHPCAINLPAQSLYQTLPVVFMALRHIPKVIFHCSSSKGRGPRCARWYQNYADSQGPGTTTAYVLVGGIKAWKEAYPEQVKQVH; encoded by the exons ATGTCGAGCAGTATCCCCCAACCAACCTGGTTTGCATCCCAGCCGACACCGGTTCCATCTCCGATTGACATATCTGTCCGAGAATTAAAGGAGCTCATGGATGATGCTACTTTAACTCCCGGCAAGGATTATGTGGTGGTCGATGTGAGGCGTACCGACCTGGAC GAACCGGGCAGTGTGATTCATCCCTGTGCGATCAACTTGCCAGCACAATCCTTATATCAGACCTTGCCTGTCGTTTTCATGGCTTTGCGCCA TATCCCTAAAGTCATTTTCCATTGCTCCAGTTCTAAAGGTCGTGGCCCCCGTTGTGCGAGATGGTACCAAAACTACGCAGACTCACAGGGCCCTGGCACGACGACAGCGTATGTACTCGTTGGAGGCATCAAAGCGTGGAAAGAAGCATATCCAGAACAAGTCAAACAGGTGCACTAA
- a CDS encoding Hypothetical Protein (Similar to TIGR gene model, INSD accession AAW43386.1): MCKQVTCPNDGKPTWWGCGKHVEQCLASIPPSDRCDCPHEPASVPGMYEVKKKGPPEGVQLRVGRAGTDVEK; this comes from the exons atgTGTAAACAAGTCACCTGCCCAAACGACGGTAAACCCACTTGGTGGGGTTGCG GCAAACACGTCGAACAATGCCTCGCCTCCATTCCCCCTTCTGATCGGTGCGACTGTCCTCACGAGCCTGCTAGCGTTCCGGGAATGTATGAAGTTAAGAAAAAGGGGCCTCCTGAGGGGGTGCAGTTGAGAGTTGGAAGGGCTGGTACAGATGTGGAGAAGTAG
- a CDS encoding uncharacterized protein (Similar to TIGR gene model, INSD accession AAW43796.1), translating into MPNNRRITKKTIKGKEGLHPGSRKAAQLTRVQLRVEKLKGNNKARKDHVAARVQRPLFFIHSLSSPNPLTLPSLKALITEVYLKRHDPRIEELTRERRPGRPKPKELLDLEEVKRRETGEYETGMEVPDLTHPPTTLLIHSWLSAPNPPSIDHSHVDLLRHIRVSPNGDVLLTKEGRTEEMGLGNWKGEGEGDDWTSFLEGVNAKDRQGQEMEE; encoded by the exons ATGCCCAACAACAGGAGAATTACAAAAAAGACAATCAAGGGCAAGGAAGGCCTCCATCCGGGATCAAGAAAGGCCGCTCAGCTTACGCGGGTCCAGCTGAGAGTCGAGAAGCTCAAGGGGAATAACAAGGCGAGAAAAGACCACGTTGCTGCGAGGG TCCAACGccccctcttcttcatccactccctctcctcccccAACCCACTCACGCTTCCTTCTCTCAAAGCACTCATCACAGAAGTGTACCTCAAGCGACACGATCCCCGCATTGAAGAGCTTACACGAGAACGGAGACCAGGAAGACCGAAGCCGAAGGAATTGTTGGATTTGGAGgaggtgaagaggagggaaacGGGAGAGTATGAGACTGGAATGG AGGTCCCAGACCTGACCCACCCCCCGACAACTCTCCTCATCCACTCATGGCTTAGTGCCCCCAACCCGCCTTCTATCGATCATTCCCACGTCGATCTCCTGCGGCATATCCGTGTATCCCCTAACGGGGATGTGTTGCTTACAAAGGAAGGGAGGACGGAAGAGATGGGTTTGGGGAATTGGAAgggagagggggagggagATGATTGGACTAGTTTTCTGGAGGGGGTGAACGCGAAGGACAGGCAAGGGcaggagatggaggagtAG
- a CDS encoding uncharacterized protein (Similar to TIGR gene model, INSD accession AAW43388.1), whose translation MRVPHTLQKLNNVRLKSHLYTSSFSMLHTSATRSNSTRKSDSYHPFPLPSAINAIPPSPISQLPFPTTPLRGSWSQTPISSAPVASLGQLQKLLRSYSGEKSDPTSSSTTGGTLSIQHAEAVWLLYSTLPQAYRRTFPLSVLHQTFRQVVPRYSDIKTLIGNPRTRNPSIVRDHRRKVRKLAAEWEMRLRVVAGDILAPRRNGARQEGENMKEESNTPGVLTGGLRKLSILGDKTGCESILLELKSRFPPLPSCSSGGAASSLTPMVSPSEWRTLYDYSLRSIVRWLSLNIYRAPTAQGEILSAISSLKRLISGMQSQGVPAGEQTALVLLDAGRHSSSPAVVQDQKVREGFEDLTRVILEGGYGIKRKEKGRDLGALELGWEGLKVDLPTQVKLAVIEMMGRKGDLWGMIVAFERMYPDLPVLSSPAYSLASPSASTVKPTSASGLGELQENVTEAEAARTNLGSEEVMEEEIPTLSSMIAKEQAERAERDWLGRFRRSNADTSDTVASASANIAGPVEATETVELESSYRRPFSAYLPSVPMPLSLSSFSSYPIYAHSDANSIPPDYIIKTMLHYIYLHRHPDPDATLHGGRGRQNVREMGLYVCRVGLRFAALEQVRWLSELVASSSSSPSSFTSDSTSNPNLEITHKRIHPDPLWFNTALRIVISSAGRNKKAIGKTGVLREEIEGLERRLEEEIEVLEMLRASKAETANLVTAGVSGSESSADTSEGHLNDITASTPSLTPNTNIHININIDIPTHLRSLQTKLDQLARLKEEIEHRKEVASARKNRAKARAAESQALVEAQSAVFEAVATENDIKMNRKEKEKRKEVYMSGIALA comes from the exons ATGCGTGTTCCCCATACCCTCCAAAAATTGAACAATGTCAGGTTAAAAAGCCATCTTTATAC AAGCTCTTTTTCCATGCTTCACACCTCTGCTACAAGGAGCAACAGCACCAGAAAGAGTGACAGCTACCACCCCTTTCCACTCCCATCAGCGATCAACGCCATCCCTCCTTCACCCATTTCTCAACTCCCATTCCCCACTACCCCTTTGCGCGGCTCATGGTCTCAAACGCCGATCTCTTCTGCGCCTGTTGCTTCCCTTGGCCAACTTCAGAAACTCCTTCGATCTTACTCTGGTGAAAAGTCAGACCCGACCAGCTCTAGCACCACTGGCGGGACGTTGAGCATCCAACATGCCGAAGCTGTCTGGCTCCTCTACTCCACTCTTCCACAAGCATATCGCCGAACCTTTCCTTTATCTGTCCTCCACCAAACATTCCGCCAAGTCGTCCCTCGATACTCGGATATTAAAACCCTCATTGGCAACCCACGCACCCGTAACCCGAGCATCGTGAGAGATCATAGGAGAAAAGTTAGAAAGTTGGCTGCGGAATGGGAGATGAGGTTGAGGGTTGTTGCGGGGGATATCCTTGCTCCCAGGCGAAATGGCGCGAgacaagaaggagaaaatATGAAAGAAGAATCGAATACCCCTGGAGTGCTTACGGGTGGTCTTCGAAAACTTTCAATCTTGGGCGACAAAACAGGATGCGAATCGATTCTCCTGGAGCTCAAATCCCGCTTCCCCCCATTACCTTCCTGTTCATCTGGAGGTGCCGCTTCCTCACTAACCCCAATGGTCTCTCCCTCCGAATGGCGAACCCTTTATGACTACTCCCTTCGCTCCATCGTCCGCTGGCTCTCGCTCAACATTTACCGTGCTCCCACAGCCCAGGGCGAAATTCTTTCTGCCATCTCTTCCCTTAAACGTCTCATTAGCGGTATGCAATCCCAAGGTGTCCCCGCCGGCGAACAAACGGCTTTGGTCCTTCTCGACGCTGGGCGACACTCATCTTCCCCTGCTGTCGTCCAGGATCAAAAAGTGAGAGAAGGGTTTGAGGACCTTACGAGGGTGATCCTGGAAGGAGGTTATGGGATtaagaggaaggagaagggaagagatTTGGGTGCGCTGGAGTTGGGGTGGGAGGGATTGAAAGTGGACTTACCGACGCAAGTTAAATTGGCGGTGATTGAGATGATGGGCCGGAAAGGGGATCTGTGGGGGATGATAGTGGCTTTTGAGAGGATGTACCCCGACCTTCCCGttctctcctctcccgCCTATTCGTTAGCCTCCCCTTCCGCTTCCACTGTCAAGCCCACCTCTGCATCTGGGCTAGGAGAGCTGCAAGAAAACGTGACGGAGGCGGAAGCGGCAAGGACGAATTTGGGCTCGGAAGAAGtaatggaagaggagatcCCTACATTGAGCAGCATGATAGCCAAAGAACAAGCCGAAAGGGCTGAAAGGGATTGGTTGGGTCGCTTTCGTCGCTCCAACGCTGACACTTCGGACACCGTTGCCTCCGCCTCTGCAAACATAGCAGGACCAGTTGAAGCAACAGAAACAGTGGAGCTTGAATCGTCTTATCGTCGTCCCTTTTCAGCATACTTACCATCTGTCCCTATGCCTCTCTCCCTATCCTCATTCTCTTCCTATCCCATCTATGCTCACTCCGACGCCAACTCAATCCCGCCCGATTACATAATCAAGACCATGCTTCACTACATATACCTCCATCGTCACCCTGACCCTGACGCTACTTTGCACGGCGGAAGAGGACGACAAAATGTGAGAGAGATGGGGCTGTATGTGTGTAGAGTAGGATTGAGGTTTGCAGCCTTGGAGCAGGTCCGATGGCTGAGCGAGCTCGTCGCttcgtcctcttcttccccttcctcaTTTACTTCTGACTCCACCTCCAACCCCAACCTCGAAATCACTCACAAGAGAATCCACCCTGACCCACTTTGGTTCAACACCGCCCTCCGAATCGTCATCTCTTCCGCTGGCCGTAACAAGAAGGCTATCGGTAAAACAGGGGTGTTGAGAGAGGAGATTGAGGGACTTGAAAGGCGattggaagaggagattgaggtTTTGGAGATGTTGAGAGCAAGCAAAGCGGAGACGGCGAATCTGGTGACCGCGGGTGTCAGCGGGAGTGAGAGCTCTGCGGATACATCGGAGGGGCATTTGAACGACATAACCGCATCCACACCCTCTCTCACCCCAAACACCAACATCCATATCAATATCAACATTGACATCCCAACCCACCTCCGATCCCTTCAAACCAAACTCGACCAACTAGCCCGCctgaaagaagagatcgaGCATAGGAAGGAGGTGGCTAGTGCGAGGAAGAACAGAGCCAAAGCTAGGGCTGCCGAATCTCAGGCTTTAGTTGAGGCTCAGTCTGCTGTGTTTGAGGCTGTGGCGACTGAGAATGATATAAAGATGAAcagaaaggagaaggagaaaaggaaggaagtGTACATGAGTGGGATAGCGCTTGCTTAG
- a CDS encoding vacuole protein, putative (Similar to TIGR gene model, INSD accession AAW42761.1), producing MDGRHGRKSSKVDQFFERVPRYFSYMILISTWLLFMLFLTLGEVLIKRREIGRFLEQVVTFNTLFFLTLLSLITTSLRSPGTPDPNLAPTPCAPGFNLVRQKQKRKQPTSKNDDFPVHHLLKTFNPRPNTKVELPPSLNFLRNSQWISSRLHKDRPSPLPLFKNEPYPPVLSALDSLSSEDDNSGCQSDGIGWSDPESESELGSDYSPFPFSPSAGNNNRDEDEVRNERDRECDQLLTLGEGHAHSHADMNEKTDSLSSSPIPTRDSNAGPSDKTHSRWCKRCNAWKPDRAHHCRHCGSCVLKMDHHCPWVGACVGYRNYKPFLLFITYATILASYTTFETGYEVYLYFVRAREDLAAASRYQSSLSSNSSLPVPVAASLPLGLAVSMMLLTMGVFVTLSVGGLACFHWWLAFGNMTTLESITHSYPASLLPSLPLHPDPPFHFHSPSRQKLSYKERQSLSQKAQGINVYDLGWRRNLKEAFFGNDSHRHRGSDLGDGGWDEDNDKRVTIGMALGAMWPTKIGYDKSDPIAGHVFPYDPCALEQLKMLSEKLRSGTFTLRVGGEDDSAVGNGCNQNKEDGYQEEENAIGLGDKNRTGSGRYEAMDEKPAVQDSNKWTQKKRSPLLMKNRGRGIQWFEV from the exons ATGGACGGAAGACACGGGAGAAAGAGCAGTAAAGTGGATCAGTTCTTTGAGCGAGTACCTCGGTATT TTAGTTATATGATCCTTATTTCAACATGGCTTCTATTCATGCTCTTTTTAACCCTCGGGGAGGTCCTCATCAAGCGGCGCGAGATTGGTCGATTCCTCGAGCA GGTAGTCACCTTTAACACCCTGTTTTTCCTCACCCTCTTGTCGCTTATTACCACATCGCTTCGGTCCCCTGGCACCCCTGACCCAAACCTCGCCCCGACCCCCTGTGCTCCAGGTTTTAATTTGGTCCGGCAAAAGCAAAAACGAAAGCAACCTACTTCAAAGAATGACGACTTCCCTGTGCACCATCTGTTAAAAACGTTCAATCCCAGGCCAAATACCAAGGTTGAATTACCACCATCTCTTAACTTCCTTCGTAATTCTCAATGGATTTCCTCCCGCCTACACAAAGATCGCCCctcacctcttcctcttttcaAAAATGAACCTTATCCGCCTGTGCTATCTGCTCTAGATTCTCTTTCCTCTGAGGATGACAATAGTGGTTGCCAAAGCGATGGGATTGGGTGGAGCGATCCAGAATCGGAATCAGAATTGGGATCGGATTACTCGCCTTTCCCGTTTAGCCCAAGCGCTGGAAATAATAATCgggatgaagatgaagttAGGAATGAACGTGATAGGGAATGTGACCAGCTTTTAACCTTGGGAGAAGGCCACGCCCATTCCCATGCAGATATGAATGAAAAAACCGACTCTTTATCATCAAGCCCGATACCAACGAGAGATTCCAACGCCGGCCCCAGCGATAAGACCCATTCGAGGTGGTGCAAACGTTGCAACGCCTGGAAACCGGATCGCGCACATCACTGTAGGCATTGCGGTAGTTGCGTTCTCAAAA TGGATCATCATTGTCCCTGGGTAGGAGCATGTGTTGGATATCGTAACT ACAAacccttcctcctcttcatcacATACGCTACCATCCTGGCTAGTTACACCACTTTTGAGACGGGGTACGAGGTCTATCTCTATTTCGTTCGTGCTCGTGAAGATCTGGCAGCGGCGTCGCGGTATCAAAGCAGTCTTTCCTCGAATTCTTCCCTCCCCGTTCCGGTTGCCGCCTCTCTTCCGCTCGGACTGGCAGTAAGCATGATGCTCCTCACCATGGGTGTATTCGTGACGCTCTCAGTCGGGGGGCTGGCATGTTTCCATTGGTGGTTAGCTTT CGGAAATATGACAACCCTCGAATCCATCACCCATTCATACCCCGCCTCCCTCTTACCTTCCCTTCCACTCCACCCCGACCCTCCTTTCCACTTTCACTCCCCGTCTAGGCAAAAGCTATCATACAAAGAACGTCAATCCCTCTCGCAAAAAGCGCAAGGAATAAACGTTTACGACCTCGGATGGAGACGTAACCTGAAAGAGGCCTTCTTTGGTAATGATAGTCATCGTCATCGCGGATCCGATCTTGGTGATGGAGGCTGGGATGAAGATAATGATAAAAGAGTGACAATAGGAATGGCGTTAGGAGCGATGTGGCCTACTAAAATCGGGTACGATAA GTCCGATCCCATAGCGGGGCACGTCTTTCCGTACGATCCTTGCGCCCTTGAACAACTGAAGATGTTATCTGAAAAACTGCGTTCGGGTACGTTTACTTTGAGAGTTGGAGGGGAGGATGATAGTGCTGTTGGGAATGGATGTAACCAGAATAAGGAGGATGGGtatcaagaagaagaaaacgCGATCGGGCTTGGCGATAAAAATAGAACGGGAAGTGGGAGGTATGAAGCAATGGACGAAAAACCAGCCGTACAGGATTCCAATAAATGGACACAAAAGAAAAGATCACCTTTACTAATGAAGAATCGGGGGAGAGGAATTCAATGGTTTGAAGTCTGA